Sequence from the Patescibacteria group bacterium genome:
TCGCGGAAACATTCCGGAAATTTCTCATGCCTAAAAGACAGATGGTCAAAAATCTTGGCTGGGGTAATCTTTACCGCCTTAGCTATGAGCATGGCGCCGATAAAAATATTCTCTACATACTCTAAGCCGGCTACCGCGGCCTGGATTCTGAGGCCCTCAATATCTACGATCAGGCTGGCGGAATGACCAATGGTGATTGGCCCATCATTGTCTAATGAGAGCATATCTCTGAACAGCCAAGAGTAAACCGCTCTATTAGCGGCGGCGAAACTGATATCTCCAGTCGGCTGACCGACCGGAAAGAAAGCAAAATTATTCGTATCCGGCAGACCGACAAAAACTTGAATGCCGGTTTCCGACTCATCTTTTGCTCTGATCTTTGGCGGCTGATTATGAATCAGGTTATGCCAAGCAGTTGCTGTCAATGCGAGCTCTTCCCTTTTCTGCCTTAGATCTATTATACTGGACATTTTATCCTCCGATTGTTGTTGTTTGCTGATTTGAAAAGAATACCTCAGCATATCATGAAAATACGCTGCGGTCAATCAATAATACGCAAAATATTAAGAGATAAATGGAAAAGCCCGAAGATTTTTCGGGCTTAGTTTTAAAGATCAGGCTTGCGGGATACCGCTAATGAAAGCGGCTAGCCAGATGAACCAGGCAAAGATGGAAAAACGATGAAAGTACCTAGCCGCTTCGCCTTGTCGCTTCAGAGCGATGAGCGCCCAGGCTAAGTGCAGCCCCATGATAATCAGGGCGGTATAACCGCAACAACTATGGATATTGAACTGGAAACTGAACCCGGTCCGATAACCCATAATGGAAGTGCCGGCCACATCTAAACTAAAGGCGGAAATGAAAATGCGGACCATCCATGGTTTAAGTGATTTTAATATCCGCTCCGACCAGATGGCTATAGTATAGAGCGGAAAAGCTAGGGCGATGAAAACAACAGCGCTGGCAAGCAGCATGGTGACCTCGTTTTAGTTGATAAACTTGTTAAGGTAACCAAAAAATATACCATACGGATATATTTTTGTAAACCGGCCGATCAGGACAAAACATCCTATTCCCGATTTGCCCTTAGCCGAAACTTCCTCTAAAATCAGAATATGCCCATACTATTGCAAGTCAAGAACCTGAGCAAAGAATATGGCGGCCGGAAAATTTTTTCCGGCTTGTCTTTTGCCGTCTCCGACCGGCAGAAAATCGGCGTTATCGGCCGCAACGGCGCCGGCAAGTCTACCCTGTTCCGCATCATCACCGGCGAAGAGAAAGCGGATGACGGCGAGCTCTTCATCCATGCCGACACGACTATCGGCTACCTGAAACAGAGTGACGACTGGCTAGAGGGCGAAAGCGGCTTGGCTTATCTGGAGCGCCACAGCGGCCGGCCGGAATGGCGGGTCAAGCAAGTAGCCAGCAAGTTTGAACTGGATGCGGCCAAGCTGAACCAGGCGGCGGAAAGCCTTTCCGGCGGCTGGCGCATGCGCCTGCGCCTCACGTCCATGCTGCTTCAGGAACCGAATCTCTTCCTGCTGGACGAGCCAAGCAATTATCTGGACTTAAACACCCTTATTCTCTTGGAAGACTACCTGCACGCTTACCGCGGTAGCTATCTCATCATTTCCCATGACCGGGAATTCCTGAAGCGCACCTGCCAGGAAACTATTGAGATTTCTAGAAGCGGCTGCTATCACTACCCCGGCGACATCGAAGCCTATCTGGCTTTCAAGGAGCAGAAACTGGCCACGCTGATCAAAGCCAACGCCAGCCTGGAACGCCAGCAGGAACATTGGCAGGAATTCATCGACCGCTTCCGCTATTCCGCTTCCAAGGCCAAGCAGGCCCAATCCCTGGTCCGAAAAATAAGCAAGCTGGAAGAAAAGCGCATCACCATAGAGCATCAGGCCGGCATCACCCGCATCAGCATCCCGCCGGTCGTAAAACGCCATAATTTCGCCTTAAAGATAAACGAGCTCGCTATCGGCTACGGAGAGAAAATCGTCGCTTCGGAAATCGATTTCGATGTCCGCGCCGGCGAAAAGCTGGCGCTCCTGGGCCTGAACGGCCAGGGCAAGACGACGCTCATTAAGACTTTATGCGGCCGCATCCCGCCGCTCGGCGGTTCTTTCCGCTGGGCGGCAAACACCCGTTTCGTCTACCACGGCCAGGAAGAAATGGAGAATATGAATGCCAAAGAACAGGCCGGCGCTTATCTGCGACGCGTAGCCGCCAGCGACGTGAAGACCGAAGCGGTCCTGAAAATGGCCGGCGATTTCCTGTTCCGGGATGAGGAGCTTAAGAAACCGATCGCCGTGCTCTCCGGCGGCGAACGGTCGCGCCTGCTCTTGGCCGGCTTATTGCTGGCCAAGCCGGACGTGATAATTCTTGATGAGCCGACCTCGCATCTGGATTTTGAAACCACGGAAGCTTTGGCCGCGGCTTTGCATAAGTTCGCCGGCACGGTCATCTTCTCCAGCCACGACCGGACTTTCTCCAACCTGATAGCCACGGGCTTAGTAGAAATCAAGGACGGCCGCGCCAAGCGCCGGCACGACGACTACGGCGAATATGTGGCCAATTTGGAAAAAGCCTTATGGCAGAAAACCGAGGAAACGCCGACGCCGGAAAAAGACAAGAGCGAAAGCCGCGAGGCTTACTTAGCCCGCCGCGCCAAACAGAAAAAAATCCAGTCCCTGGAACAGGAACTGGAGCGGATGCAAGCTTACAAGCAGGAGCTGATGGCTTATTTCTTGGAGCATTATGATGATTATAAGTCCACCAAGGTCCAGGATCTGGAAGAAATCAAGCGGCGCATTGCGGACAAGGAGGAGGAGTGGCTGAGGGTGAGTGGGGAGGAATAAAACTTAAAATTAAAATATAAAATTATAATTTTATTTTCTTTTAATAATAAAAGAGACAAGCTTCCATACCCCATAAATAAACAGCGCAAAAGCCACTAATGACAGGATAAGTACGGATATAACAAGGGGCCAAACAAGATACTTTTTTCCAGAAAAATCGTTAAGCAACTCATCCATGTATCCCACTTTAATTAAACCCGTCAAACTCAAATTTAGAATAAATGACACTGAAGATAAAATAAACTTTTCTCCTATCTTAACAAGCCTATTTTTATCATCTATATCTAAATTGTTTGCATAAGAAAAAACCATCGCACCTAATGCAATATTTATTGCTATAAGTGCAGTAGATACAACTAACATATCAGAAGTATCAACTAAACCAGTATTAACAACTTCATTAAAACCAGCAAAAAAAATAAAGGCAATACCAATTAATATCCAAACAAAATATATAATATAAAAATAATCAAGGGCTTTCTGGAGGTAATCTAATATATTTTTTCTTTTTTCTTTTTTCATATAAAATGTTTTGTATATATTATAATATATCTCGAGTTTTTCCCGATCATCTACCTCTTTTTGCCGTTTACACCAATATACTTTTAAAATATCTACTGGCCTATAATAAGCCAACATAGTGCATCAGAGCCGTGCGTGAACTTAGAACCGTAATCATGAACTGCTGGCACTCCTACGAAATGGACGCGGCCGTCAAAATGCTCCGCCGGGAATCGCCGTTCGATTGGATTGAGTGATTCAATAATAATACAAAATGTCTTATTTCTGAAACACGGGCTTATTCTTAAAAATCAGATAGATAATACTTAATATCAGGGCAATACCTACCGGCGGGATGGCGTATAAAACCAAATTGGCAATGTTAAACAAAACAGAAATGCCAGCGTTTAGAACTTTAAACAACCATGGTACAAGATAAGCATAAGAAATCCACATTAAAAATAGCCAAAGTATCGCCTTTATTGCGTTATAGAGTTCCCACATGCCAAATGCCTTAACAACAATATCATGAAGTACTTTGTAAAATTTGATCACGTATAGAAATAAGCCAAGCGTGCAAAAAGTAAAAGCGCTGTAAAATACCCTGACAAAAATACTTGGTGCGGATAACGGGCTGATATTTTGCCATTGAAATTTAATACCCAAAGCAAAATGCCAGAGCAGAAGTACAAGAACTAAAATAATATAAGTTATTCCAGAACTTACTATCTCTTTTGTGTTTTTTATTATTACTTTTTTATACCAATCACTACTTTTCATTTTATTATTCAATAACCCAGTTTAAATTTATCAAAAATTTCTAATTGTTTTAAAAAATCCTTATG
This genomic interval carries:
- a CDS encoding ABC-F family ATP-binding cassette domain-containing protein, with product MPILLQVKNLSKEYGGRKIFSGLSFAVSDRQKIGVIGRNGAGKSTLFRIITGEEKADDGELFIHADTTIGYLKQSDDWLEGESGLAYLERHSGRPEWRVKQVASKFELDAAKLNQAAESLSGGWRMRLRLTSMLLQEPNLFLLDEPSNYLDLNTLILLEDYLHAYRGSYLIISHDREFLKRTCQETIEISRSGCYHYPGDIEAYLAFKEQKLATLIKANASLERQQEHWQEFIDRFRYSASKAKQAQSLVRKISKLEEKRITIEHQAGITRISIPPVVKRHNFALKINELAIGYGEKIVASEIDFDVRAGEKLALLGLNGQGKTTLIKTLCGRIPPLGGSFRWAANTRFVYHGQEEMENMNAKEQAGAYLRRVAASDVKTEAVLKMAGDFLFRDEELKKPIAVLSGGERSRLLLAGLLLAKPDVIILDEPTSHLDFETTEALAAALHKFAGTVIFSSHDRTFSNLIATGLVEIKDGRAKRRHDDYGEYVANLEKALWQKTEETPTPEKDKSESREAYLARRAKQKKIQSLEQELERMQAYKQELMAYFLEHYDDYKSTKVQDLEEIKRRIADKEEEWLRVSGEE
- a CDS encoding HsmA family protein, producing the protein MLLASAVVFIALAFPLYTIAIWSERILKSLKPWMVRIFISAFSLDVAGTSIMGYRTGFSFQFNIHSCCGYTALIIMGLHLAWALIALKRQGEAARYFHRFSIFAWFIWLAAFISGIPQA